In Sphingopyxis macrogoltabida, the sequence TGCAGCCGGGATGGACCCGGAATGCTCGATCAGGAGAAAGCCCATGACCAATCTCGTTATTCTCGTTGGCCGCATCGCTCGCGACCCCGAAACCCGCACCACCCAAGGTGGAACCAGCATCACCTCGATCTCGGTCGTCACCGACCGTCCCGCCCGCAAGGATGGCAAGACCTACAAGGACGAGAACGGCTACACCGCCAAGGACAGCGAATTCCATCGGATCACCTGCTTCAACGGCCTGGGCCAGAACGTCGCCAAGTATTGCACCAAGGGCCAGCTCGTGACGGTCGAAGGGCGTATCCATTACACCCAGTGGGAGGATCAGAGCGGCACCAAGCGCTACGGCTGCGAGATCATCGCCGACAAGGTCGACTTCCTCACCAAGGGCCGTTCGGGCAGCAACGAGGGAGCACCCGATATCGACGAGGACTGAATGTCCTTACCCCACGACAAGGCCCCGGTGGCAGACGCCATCGGGGCCTTTTCTTTTGCTCGGGGACTATGCGGCGGCGCGGGGCATCAAACCCCTTGCCGCCGCTGGGTGGGCCTTAAGCGGGAGCGATCCGCTTCAGCGTTTCTTCGATCCCGAGTGCCATCGATGCGCGCACGATCTGACGCAGTTGTGCCGCTTCGATCGTCTCGGCGCCGCACTCGATCAACACCTTGCCGAGTTCGGTCGCTGCCTCTTCGCGAAGACGAGCTTCCTCGCTTTCGAGTTGGGCACGCTGTTCACGCAGCTTCCTGAGCGCATCGCGTGCAGTGGGTTTGGACCTGGCCATAGGGTTTCCTTCTTGCTGGCCGTTGGTCCCCTCCGCTGACGACATTGGCATTCCGGACGCGTGTAGGAAAACGGTTTGTGGGGCGATTGGTGCGCT encodes:
- a CDS encoding single-stranded DNA-binding protein; protein product: MTNLVILVGRIARDPETRTTQGGTSITSISVVTDRPARKDGKTYKDENGYTAKDSEFHRITCFNGLGQNVAKYCTKGQLVTVEGRIHYTQWEDQSGTKRYGCEIIADKVDFLTKGRSGSNEGAPDIDED
- a CDS encoding DUF6437 family protein, with protein sequence MARSKPTARDALRKLREQRAQLESEEARLREEAATELGKVLIECGAETIEAAQLRQIVRASMALGIEETLKRIAPA